A single window of Salvia splendens isolate huo1 chromosome 6, SspV2, whole genome shotgun sequence DNA harbors:
- the LOC121807210 gene encoding laccase-14-like, translated as MFSATKFFFLCLWGIIMLTPVHALIHRFEVRRSSHTRLCTTKNMLTVNGQFPGPTIYARRGDVVEVDIINLSDQNITIHWHGVKMPRYPWSDGTNIVTMCPITPGNKFRQRMILSDEEGTVFWHAHSDWSRATVYGAIIVLPPTTESYPFPKPHAQIPILLGEWWNADIQKVYRSFIAAGRDPPICDAFLMNGQPGDMYPCSSQDTFRLKVEPGKTYLFRLVSAMMNYIMFFKIAGHNVTVVGTDGSYTKPLNTHYIAIAPGQTIDFLLETNQPPSHYYMASRVYASGADYVPTTGILEYVGNYTPPPSPLFPSFPEIEGYVTSIYFSNKLRSLADDKHPIDVPINITENLFFVLSINLWPCGANSSCLQDDRLQASINNVSMIMPKTSILEAYYKGIRGVFTPDFPDRPERVFNYTQVSLERNESYPHYATAVYMLDYNATVEIVFQGTILGEGIDHPIHLHGYSFYVLGSGLGNFDGARDRPNLNLVDPPFMDTTVVPKNGWTVIRFKASNPGVWYMHCHFERHQTWGMKMVFIVKDGDRPNEKMLPPPPDMPRCDTPPLELLFRV; from the exons atgttttcggcTACGAAGTTTTTCTTTTTGTGCTTGTGGGGTATTATTATGCTGACACCTGTCCATGCTTTGATTCATAGGTTTGAA GTGAGAAGATCATCACACACAAGGCTATGCACCACCAAAAACATGCTAACGGTGAACGGACAGTTCCCGGGGCCAACTATATATGCTAGAAGGGGAGATGTGGTCGAAGTCGATATTATTAATCTGTCCGATCAAAATATAACCATCCATTG GCATGGTGTAAAAATGCCGAGATACCCATGGTCTGATGGCACCAACATCGTGACGATGTGTCCTATCACTCCCGGCAACAAGTTTCGACAAAGGATGATTCTCTCCGACGAAGAAGGCACTGTATTTTGGCACGCTCACAGTGACTGGTCTCGGGCTACTGTGTATGGCGCCATCATCGTCCTTCCGCCTACCACGGAAAGTTATCCTTTCCCCAAGCCTCATGCTCAAATTCCCATCTTACTAG GAGAGTGGTGGAATGCCGATATTCAAAAAGTCTATCGAAGCTTTATTGCCGCAGGGCGCGATCCCCCGATTTGTGATGCTTTCCTCATGAATGGTCAACCTGGGGATATGTATCCATGTTCATCACAAG ATACATTCAGGTTGAAAGTCGAGCCAGGCAAGACCTACCTTTTCAGATTGGTGAGTGCAATGATGAACTACATCATGTTCTTCAAGATCGCCGGCCACAACGTCACCGTGGTCGGAACAGACGGCTCCTACACGAAGCCGTTGAACACCCACTACATCGCGATCGCCCCCGGCCAGACCATCGATTTCCTCCTCGAAACCAACCAGCCGCCAAGCCACTACTACATGGCTTCGAGAGTATACGCCTCGGGAGCCGACTACGTCCCGACAACCGGAATCCTCGAGTACGTCGGGAACTACaccccgccgccgtcgccgctgTTCCCCTCATTCCCGGAAATCGAAGGGTACGTGACGTCGATCTATTTCAGCAACAAGCTCAGAAGCCTGGCCGACGATAAACACCCCATTGATGTCCCAATCAACATCACAGAAAACCTCTTCTTCGTCCTCTCCATCAATCTGTGGCCATGTGGGGCGAATTCGTCGTGCTTGCAAGACGACAGGCTCCAGGCAAGCATAAACAACGTGTCGATGATAATGCCGAAAACAAGCATTCTAGAAGCTTACTACAAAGGGATCAGAGGGGTTTTCACACCGGATTTCCCAGATCGTCCAGAAAGAGTCTTCAATTATACACAAGTTAGTTTGGAGAGGAATGAGTCGTATCCGCATTATGCGACTGCTGTGTATATGTTGGATTATAACGCCACTGTTGAAATCGTGTTTCAAGGAACTATCCTCGGGGAGGGAATCGATCATCCCATCCATTTACATGGCTACAGCTTCTACGTCCTCGGCTCTGGATTGGGGAACTTCGACGGAGCCCGGGACCGTCCTAACTTGAACCTCGTGGACCCGCCGTTTATGGATACCACGGTAGTTCCCAAAAACGGATGGACCGTTATAAGATTTAAGGCTAGCAATCCTG GAGTTTGGTACATGCATTGTCATTTCGAGCGTCATCAGACTTGGGGAATGAAGATGGTTTTCATCGTTAAAGACGGTGATCGCCCCAACGAGAAGATGCTACCACCGCCGCCGGATATGCCGCGCTGTGATACTCCTCCTCTAGAACTATTATTTAGGGTCTGA
- the LOC121807809 gene encoding DNA topoisomerase 3-beta isoform X2: protein MFSDFHGRYQDWNATNPLDLFDAPTVKAESTPKAHIVRHLNQEARGCGHLVLWLDCDREGENICFEVIESTGFQSKDGKKIYRARFSSVTEKDILNAMSNLVEPNKNEALAVDARQEIDLKVGVAFTRFQTSYFNGKYGNLDSRVISYGPCQTPTLGFCVQRHLDISTFKPEKFWALHPYILHQGYELKLQWERHRLFDSDTAHMFQNIVKEDGRLKVIRISEKQESKSRPSGLNTVKLLKIASSAMGLGPQLAMQLAERLYTQGYISYPRTESTAYPSSFDYKGTLGALARNPEFGNYVQLLLSDGYHKPRSGTDVGDHPPITPMCSATEDMLGHDSWKLYQYICQHFLGTLSPECKYIKRTVEFESGGESFHCVGQHVTTKGFTSIMPWLAVSEKNIPQFTEGKKIDIARIEVEEGSTQPPDYLTESEVISLMEKNGIGTDASIPVHINNICERNYVQVQAGRRLVPTVLGISLIRGYQCIDPDLCLPDIRSFIEHQIGLVAKGQADHSLVVQHVIEQFRRKFTYFVKQIEDMDALFEAEFSPLSDTGRVLSKCGKCLRYMKLIASQPSRLYCGTCEEIYYTPQKGTIKLYKELTCPLDNFELLIFSLPGPEGKSFPFCPYCYNSPPFEGIGNLYGAAKTAGAVTLGKGAGMPCFQCPHPTCPHSMISQGVCACPECDGTLVLDPVSAPKWRLYCNMCNCFVSLPEGAHRISTTKDHCPNCDSTILEVDFNKKTTPLKDGGTLHVGCILCDELLHSLVEMKHGRSFFRNRGRGRGRGRRGRGNRKQQDPKMSFRDF from the exons ATTTTCATGGACGTTATCAGGACTGGAATGCTACCAATCCTTTGGATCTCTTCGATGCACCAACTGTTAAAGCAGAATCCACACCGAAG GCTCATATTGTTAGGCATTTGAACCAAGAAGCTCGTGGTTGTGGGCACTTGGTACTGTGGCTGGATTGTGACCGTGAGGGAGAAAATATATGCTTTGAAG taATTGAGTCCACTGGTTTCCAGTCAAAGGATGGAAAAAAGATTTATCGTGCTAGATTTTCATCTGTAACTGAGAAGGATATTTTGAATGCCATGAGTAACCTTGTTGAACCTAACAAAAATGAGGCACTGGCTGTGGATGCACGGCAAGAGATAGATCTCAAAGTTGGAGTTGCCTTCACACGGTTTCAAACGAGCTATTTCAATGGGAAATATGGAAACCTTGATTCACGAGTTATTTC TTATGGGCCGTGTCAAACTCCAACTCTAGGCTTTTGTGTGCAACGACACCTAGATATTTCCACTTTTAAGCCAGAAAAGTTTTGGGCATTGCACCCTTATATATTACACCAAGGGTATGAACTAAAATTACAGTGGGAGCGCCATAGACTATTTGATTCAGAT ACAGCTCATATGTTCCAAAACATAGTAAAAGAGGATGGAAGGCTGAAAGTTATTCGTATATCAGAAAAACAGGAGTCGAAAAGTCGCCCTTCTGGTCTCAATACAGTAAAACTTCTGAAG ATAGCTTCAAGTGCTATGGGCCTGGGTCCGCAGCTGGCTATGCAATTGGCTGAGCGTTTATATACCCAAGGTTACATCAG CTATCCCCGAACAGAGAGCACTGCGTACCCATCTTCCTTTGATTACAAAGGTACACTTGGAGCACTAGCCAGGAATCCAGAATTTGGTAATTATGTGCAGTTGCTTCTGTCTGATGGCTATCACAAGCCGCGATCTGGAACTGATGTAGGCGATCATCCTCCAATAACTCCAATGTGTTCAGCTACAGAGGATATGCTAGGGCATGATTCATGGAAACTCTACCAGTATATTTGTCAACATTTTCTGGGAACTCTTTCTCCTGAATGCAAGTATATCAAGAGAACGGTTGAATTTGAATCTGGTGGCGAATCATTCCATTGTGTTGGGCAGCATGTAACAACCAAAGGATTCACATCCATTATGCCATGGCTGGCAGTTAGTGAGAAAAACATACCCCAGTTTACTGAAGGGAAAAAAATTGACATAGCTCGAATTGAAGTAGAAGAG GGGAGTACACAGCCTCCAGATTACCTTACTGAAAGTGAAGTTATCTCTTTGATGGAAAAGAATGGAATAGGAACAGATGCATCCATTCctgtacacattaataacataTGTGAACGGAATTATGTACAG GTACAAGCTGGAAGGAGATTGGTTCCTACTGTTTTGGGTATCAGCTTAATAAGAGGCTACCAGTGCATCGACCCTGATCTCTGTTTGCCTGATATTCGGAGTTTCATCGAGCATCAAATTGGCCTTGTTGCTAAAGGTCAAGCAGACCATTCTTTAGTTGTACAGCATGTGATAGAGCAGTTTCGAAGGAAGTTTACCTACTTTGTCAAGCAG ATTGAAGACATGGATGCATTATTTGAAGCAGAATTTTCTCCACTCTCAGACACTGGACGCGTGCTTAGCAAATGTGGCAAATGTTTGCGGTACATGAAGCTCATTGCTTCCCAGCCATCACGTTTATATTGTGGGACGTGTGAAGAAATTTATTACACTCCTCAGAAGGGTACAATCAAG CTGTACAAGGAACTCACCTGCCCTTTGGATAACTTTGAGCTTTTGATCTTCTCATTGCCTGGTCCAGAGGGCAAATCCTTTCCTTTTTGCCCATACTGTTACAACAGCCCTCCATTTGAAGGGATTGGTAATTTATATGGTGCGGCTAAGACTGCTGGTGCTGTCACATTGGGCAAAGGAGCCGGCATGCCATGTTTCCAATGCCCACATCCTACATGCCCGCACTCTATGATATCCCAAGGTGTTTGTGCTTGTCCCGAGTGCGATGGCACACTAGTGCTCGATCCAGTCAGCGCACCCAAATGGAGGCTCTACTGCAATATGTGCAACTGTTTCGTTTCCCTTCCTGAGGGCGCTCATAGGATCTCGACAACCAAGGATCATTGCCCTAATTGTGACTCCACCATCTTGGAGGTGGACTTCAACAAGAAGACCACCCCTTTGAAGGATGGAGGCACACTGCATGTCGGGTGCATTCTGTGCGATGAACTACTGCATTCGCTCGTGGAGATGAAGCACGGGAGGTCGTTTTTCAGGAACAGGGGAAGGGGCCGGGGAAGAGGACGGAGAGGAAGGGGCAACAGGAAACAGCAAGATCCCAAAATGAGTTTCCGTGATTTCTGA
- the LOC121807809 gene encoding DNA topoisomerase 3-beta isoform X1 — translation MAPKVLMVAEKPSIALSIATVLSGGRMSTRRVSTEVHEFEGKFLGFPVLYRVTSVIGHVFSLDFHGRYQDWNATNPLDLFDAPTVKAESTPKAHIVRHLNQEARGCGHLVLWLDCDREGENICFEVIESTGFQSKDGKKIYRARFSSVTEKDILNAMSNLVEPNKNEALAVDARQEIDLKVGVAFTRFQTSYFNGKYGNLDSRVISYGPCQTPTLGFCVQRHLDISTFKPEKFWALHPYILHQGYELKLQWERHRLFDSDTAHMFQNIVKEDGRLKVIRISEKQESKSRPSGLNTVKLLKIASSAMGLGPQLAMQLAERLYTQGYISYPRTESTAYPSSFDYKGTLGALARNPEFGNYVQLLLSDGYHKPRSGTDVGDHPPITPMCSATEDMLGHDSWKLYQYICQHFLGTLSPECKYIKRTVEFESGGESFHCVGQHVTTKGFTSIMPWLAVSEKNIPQFTEGKKIDIARIEVEEGSTQPPDYLTESEVISLMEKNGIGTDASIPVHINNICERNYVQVQAGRRLVPTVLGISLIRGYQCIDPDLCLPDIRSFIEHQIGLVAKGQADHSLVVQHVIEQFRRKFTYFVKQIEDMDALFEAEFSPLSDTGRVLSKCGKCLRYMKLIASQPSRLYCGTCEEIYYTPQKGTIKLYKELTCPLDNFELLIFSLPGPEGKSFPFCPYCYNSPPFEGIGNLYGAAKTAGAVTLGKGAGMPCFQCPHPTCPHSMISQGVCACPECDGTLVLDPVSAPKWRLYCNMCNCFVSLPEGAHRISTTKDHCPNCDSTILEVDFNKKTTPLKDGGTLHVGCILCDELLHSLVEMKHGRSFFRNRGRGRGRGRRGRGNRKQQDPKMSFRDF, via the exons TCTAGATTTTCATGGACGTTATCAGGACTGGAATGCTACCAATCCTTTGGATCTCTTCGATGCACCAACTGTTAAAGCAGAATCCACACCGAAG GCTCATATTGTTAGGCATTTGAACCAAGAAGCTCGTGGTTGTGGGCACTTGGTACTGTGGCTGGATTGTGACCGTGAGGGAGAAAATATATGCTTTGAAG taATTGAGTCCACTGGTTTCCAGTCAAAGGATGGAAAAAAGATTTATCGTGCTAGATTTTCATCTGTAACTGAGAAGGATATTTTGAATGCCATGAGTAACCTTGTTGAACCTAACAAAAATGAGGCACTGGCTGTGGATGCACGGCAAGAGATAGATCTCAAAGTTGGAGTTGCCTTCACACGGTTTCAAACGAGCTATTTCAATGGGAAATATGGAAACCTTGATTCACGAGTTATTTC TTATGGGCCGTGTCAAACTCCAACTCTAGGCTTTTGTGTGCAACGACACCTAGATATTTCCACTTTTAAGCCAGAAAAGTTTTGGGCATTGCACCCTTATATATTACACCAAGGGTATGAACTAAAATTACAGTGGGAGCGCCATAGACTATTTGATTCAGAT ACAGCTCATATGTTCCAAAACATAGTAAAAGAGGATGGAAGGCTGAAAGTTATTCGTATATCAGAAAAACAGGAGTCGAAAAGTCGCCCTTCTGGTCTCAATACAGTAAAACTTCTGAAG ATAGCTTCAAGTGCTATGGGCCTGGGTCCGCAGCTGGCTATGCAATTGGCTGAGCGTTTATATACCCAAGGTTACATCAG CTATCCCCGAACAGAGAGCACTGCGTACCCATCTTCCTTTGATTACAAAGGTACACTTGGAGCACTAGCCAGGAATCCAGAATTTGGTAATTATGTGCAGTTGCTTCTGTCTGATGGCTATCACAAGCCGCGATCTGGAACTGATGTAGGCGATCATCCTCCAATAACTCCAATGTGTTCAGCTACAGAGGATATGCTAGGGCATGATTCATGGAAACTCTACCAGTATATTTGTCAACATTTTCTGGGAACTCTTTCTCCTGAATGCAAGTATATCAAGAGAACGGTTGAATTTGAATCTGGTGGCGAATCATTCCATTGTGTTGGGCAGCATGTAACAACCAAAGGATTCACATCCATTATGCCATGGCTGGCAGTTAGTGAGAAAAACATACCCCAGTTTACTGAAGGGAAAAAAATTGACATAGCTCGAATTGAAGTAGAAGAG GGGAGTACACAGCCTCCAGATTACCTTACTGAAAGTGAAGTTATCTCTTTGATGGAAAAGAATGGAATAGGAACAGATGCATCCATTCctgtacacattaataacataTGTGAACGGAATTATGTACAG GTACAAGCTGGAAGGAGATTGGTTCCTACTGTTTTGGGTATCAGCTTAATAAGAGGCTACCAGTGCATCGACCCTGATCTCTGTTTGCCTGATATTCGGAGTTTCATCGAGCATCAAATTGGCCTTGTTGCTAAAGGTCAAGCAGACCATTCTTTAGTTGTACAGCATGTGATAGAGCAGTTTCGAAGGAAGTTTACCTACTTTGTCAAGCAG ATTGAAGACATGGATGCATTATTTGAAGCAGAATTTTCTCCACTCTCAGACACTGGACGCGTGCTTAGCAAATGTGGCAAATGTTTGCGGTACATGAAGCTCATTGCTTCCCAGCCATCACGTTTATATTGTGGGACGTGTGAAGAAATTTATTACACTCCTCAGAAGGGTACAATCAAG CTGTACAAGGAACTCACCTGCCCTTTGGATAACTTTGAGCTTTTGATCTTCTCATTGCCTGGTCCAGAGGGCAAATCCTTTCCTTTTTGCCCATACTGTTACAACAGCCCTCCATTTGAAGGGATTGGTAATTTATATGGTGCGGCTAAGACTGCTGGTGCTGTCACATTGGGCAAAGGAGCCGGCATGCCATGTTTCCAATGCCCACATCCTACATGCCCGCACTCTATGATATCCCAAGGTGTTTGTGCTTGTCCCGAGTGCGATGGCACACTAGTGCTCGATCCAGTCAGCGCACCCAAATGGAGGCTCTACTGCAATATGTGCAACTGTTTCGTTTCCCTTCCTGAGGGCGCTCATAGGATCTCGACAACCAAGGATCATTGCCCTAATTGTGACTCCACCATCTTGGAGGTGGACTTCAACAAGAAGACCACCCCTTTGAAGGATGGAGGCACACTGCATGTCGGGTGCATTCTGTGCGATGAACTACTGCATTCGCTCGTGGAGATGAAGCACGGGAGGTCGTTTTTCAGGAACAGGGGAAGGGGCCGGGGAAGAGGACGGAGAGGAAGGGGCAACAGGAAACAGCAAGATCCCAAAATGAGTTTCCGTGATTTCTGA
- the LOC121807809 gene encoding DNA topoisomerase 3-beta isoform X3, producing MSNLVEPNKNEALAVDARQEIDLKVGVAFTRFQTSYFNGKYGNLDSRVISYGPCQTPTLGFCVQRHLDISTFKPEKFWALHPYILHQGYELKLQWERHRLFDSDTAHMFQNIVKEDGRLKVIRISEKQESKSRPSGLNTVKLLKIASSAMGLGPQLAMQLAERLYTQGYISYPRTESTAYPSSFDYKGTLGALARNPEFGNYVQLLLSDGYHKPRSGTDVGDHPPITPMCSATEDMLGHDSWKLYQYICQHFLGTLSPECKYIKRTVEFESGGESFHCVGQHVTTKGFTSIMPWLAVSEKNIPQFTEGKKIDIARIEVEEGSTQPPDYLTESEVISLMEKNGIGTDASIPVHINNICERNYVQVQAGRRLVPTVLGISLIRGYQCIDPDLCLPDIRSFIEHQIGLVAKGQADHSLVVQHVIEQFRRKFTYFVKQIEDMDALFEAEFSPLSDTGRVLSKCGKCLRYMKLIASQPSRLYCGTCEEIYYTPQKGTIKLYKELTCPLDNFELLIFSLPGPEGKSFPFCPYCYNSPPFEGIGNLYGAAKTAGAVTLGKGAGMPCFQCPHPTCPHSMISQGVCACPECDGTLVLDPVSAPKWRLYCNMCNCFVSLPEGAHRISTTKDHCPNCDSTILEVDFNKKTTPLKDGGTLHVGCILCDELLHSLVEMKHGRSFFRNRGRGRGRGRRGRGNRKQQDPKMSFRDF from the exons ATGAGTAACCTTGTTGAACCTAACAAAAATGAGGCACTGGCTGTGGATGCACGGCAAGAGATAGATCTCAAAGTTGGAGTTGCCTTCACACGGTTTCAAACGAGCTATTTCAATGGGAAATATGGAAACCTTGATTCACGAGTTATTTC TTATGGGCCGTGTCAAACTCCAACTCTAGGCTTTTGTGTGCAACGACACCTAGATATTTCCACTTTTAAGCCAGAAAAGTTTTGGGCATTGCACCCTTATATATTACACCAAGGGTATGAACTAAAATTACAGTGGGAGCGCCATAGACTATTTGATTCAGAT ACAGCTCATATGTTCCAAAACATAGTAAAAGAGGATGGAAGGCTGAAAGTTATTCGTATATCAGAAAAACAGGAGTCGAAAAGTCGCCCTTCTGGTCTCAATACAGTAAAACTTCTGAAG ATAGCTTCAAGTGCTATGGGCCTGGGTCCGCAGCTGGCTATGCAATTGGCTGAGCGTTTATATACCCAAGGTTACATCAG CTATCCCCGAACAGAGAGCACTGCGTACCCATCTTCCTTTGATTACAAAGGTACACTTGGAGCACTAGCCAGGAATCCAGAATTTGGTAATTATGTGCAGTTGCTTCTGTCTGATGGCTATCACAAGCCGCGATCTGGAACTGATGTAGGCGATCATCCTCCAATAACTCCAATGTGTTCAGCTACAGAGGATATGCTAGGGCATGATTCATGGAAACTCTACCAGTATATTTGTCAACATTTTCTGGGAACTCTTTCTCCTGAATGCAAGTATATCAAGAGAACGGTTGAATTTGAATCTGGTGGCGAATCATTCCATTGTGTTGGGCAGCATGTAACAACCAAAGGATTCACATCCATTATGCCATGGCTGGCAGTTAGTGAGAAAAACATACCCCAGTTTACTGAAGGGAAAAAAATTGACATAGCTCGAATTGAAGTAGAAGAG GGGAGTACACAGCCTCCAGATTACCTTACTGAAAGTGAAGTTATCTCTTTGATGGAAAAGAATGGAATAGGAACAGATGCATCCATTCctgtacacattaataacataTGTGAACGGAATTATGTACAG GTACAAGCTGGAAGGAGATTGGTTCCTACTGTTTTGGGTATCAGCTTAATAAGAGGCTACCAGTGCATCGACCCTGATCTCTGTTTGCCTGATATTCGGAGTTTCATCGAGCATCAAATTGGCCTTGTTGCTAAAGGTCAAGCAGACCATTCTTTAGTTGTACAGCATGTGATAGAGCAGTTTCGAAGGAAGTTTACCTACTTTGTCAAGCAG ATTGAAGACATGGATGCATTATTTGAAGCAGAATTTTCTCCACTCTCAGACACTGGACGCGTGCTTAGCAAATGTGGCAAATGTTTGCGGTACATGAAGCTCATTGCTTCCCAGCCATCACGTTTATATTGTGGGACGTGTGAAGAAATTTATTACACTCCTCAGAAGGGTACAATCAAG CTGTACAAGGAACTCACCTGCCCTTTGGATAACTTTGAGCTTTTGATCTTCTCATTGCCTGGTCCAGAGGGCAAATCCTTTCCTTTTTGCCCATACTGTTACAACAGCCCTCCATTTGAAGGGATTGGTAATTTATATGGTGCGGCTAAGACTGCTGGTGCTGTCACATTGGGCAAAGGAGCCGGCATGCCATGTTTCCAATGCCCACATCCTACATGCCCGCACTCTATGATATCCCAAGGTGTTTGTGCTTGTCCCGAGTGCGATGGCACACTAGTGCTCGATCCAGTCAGCGCACCCAAATGGAGGCTCTACTGCAATATGTGCAACTGTTTCGTTTCCCTTCCTGAGGGCGCTCATAGGATCTCGACAACCAAGGATCATTGCCCTAATTGTGACTCCACCATCTTGGAGGTGGACTTCAACAAGAAGACCACCCCTTTGAAGGATGGAGGCACACTGCATGTCGGGTGCATTCTGTGCGATGAACTACTGCATTCGCTCGTGGAGATGAAGCACGGGAGGTCGTTTTTCAGGAACAGGGGAAGGGGCCGGGGAAGAGGACGGAGAGGAAGGGGCAACAGGAAACAGCAAGATCCCAAAATGAGTTTCCGTGATTTCTGA